A genomic stretch from Mesomycoplasma neurolyticum includes:
- a CDS encoding sugar ABC transporter permease, which yields MKKIHKKHLMSILFILPFIIFIILFYIYPFYFSLKNAFIFPDNEYKETNFIFGIKNFSLVLKDKDFWIAFNNSNFLFFLGLPISILISLIFAFLLNSLLSKIFKKIFINIIYSQFFISIFAIGISFTLLFGEKNVFFKMFNIEYNVINNKNVWVFKFYLLFFTVWKSLSFNIVFLSFIFAFLDNKYNKQIGLDKLKFKDKFIYLYFLENKKMFFILLYSNITFTFLIYPGILLENEADILKINGHTFSSYILNLLNPLDNSIYFDYNKAFAASIIVILYLFLIIVISILFYWIIKILYLKINKIKESKYVCI from the coding sequence ATGAAAAAAATACATAAAAAACATTTAATGTCAATTTTATTTATTTTGCCCTTTATCATTTTTATAATTTTATTTTATATTTATCCATTTTATTTTAGTTTAAAAAACGCATTTATTTTTCCTGATAATGAATACAAGGAAACAAATTTTATTTTTGGTATTAAAAATTTTTCTTTAGTTTTAAAAGATAAAGATTTTTGAATAGCTTTTAATAATTCCAATTTTTTATTTTTTTTAGGATTGCCAATAAGTATTTTAATTTCTTTGATTTTTGCATTTTTATTAAATTCGTTGCTTTCTAAAATTTTCAAAAAAATATTTATTAACATTATTTATTCACAATTTTTTATTTCTATATTTGCAATAGGAATATCTTTCACATTACTTTTTGGTGAAAAAAATGTTTTTTTTAAAATGTTTAACATTGAATATAATGTTATAAACAATAAAAATGTTTGAGTTTTTAAATTCTATCTTTTATTTTTTACAGTTTGAAAAAGTCTTTCATTTAATATTGTTTTTTTAAGTTTTATTTTCGCCTTTTTAGATAATAAATATAACAAACAAATTGGTTTGGATAAACTAAAGTTTAAAGATAAATTTATTTATTTATATTTTTTAGAAAACAAAAAAATGTTTTTTATACTTTTGTATAGTAATATAACTTTCACTTTTTTAATTTATCCTGGAATACTTTTGGAAAATGAAGCAGATATTTTAAAAATAAATGGTCATACTTTTTCAAGTTATATTTTAAATTTACTAAATCCTCTTGATAATTCTATATATTTTGACTACAACAAAGCTTTTGCAGCAAGCATTATAGTAATTTTATATTTATTTTTAATTATTGTAATATCTATATTGTTTTATTGAATAATTAAAATATTATATTTAAAAATAAATAAAATAAAGGAATCTAAGTATGTATGTATATAA